The following coding sequences are from one Salvia hispanica cultivar TCC Black 2014 chromosome 3, UniMelb_Shisp_WGS_1.0, whole genome shotgun sequence window:
- the LOC125214517 gene encoding probable anion transporter 5, with product MKMAYLPKRYTIVILTFICTCVCYIERVGFSIAYTAAADASGVTQSSKGVILSTFYYGYACSQVPGGWAAQRIGGRRVLLLSFILWSLTCAFVPLDPNRATLMVLARLLVGVAQGFIFPSIHTVLAQWVPPHERSRSVSLTTSGMYFGAALGTLVLPTIVKLRGPQSVFVSEAALGGMWSLLWFAYAADPPRSDHPKAAAAGFGGESSSSSLPTKLVDSSRAPRIPWKKIMLSLPIWAIVVNNFTFHYALYVLMNWLPTYFELGLQHSLQEMGSSKMLPYLNMFLFSNIGGVAADKLITSRTLSVTATRKVLNTVGFAVASVALVALPLFRTPDGVVFCSSVALGFLALGRAGFAVNHMDVAPRYAGIVMGISNTAGTLAGIVGVDLTGRLLEAAKAADLDLTAPESWRAVFAIPGLLCVFSSLVFLLLSTGERIFD from the coding sequence atgaagatggCATATCTACCTAAGCGCTACACCATTGTCATCCTCACCTTCATCTGCACCTGCGTCTGCTACATCGAACGGGTCGGCTTCTCCATCGCCTACACCGCGGCTGCTGATGCTTCCGGGGTGACCCAGTCGAGCAAGGGCGTCATCCTCTCGACGTTCTACTACGGCTACGCCTGCTCCCAAGTCCCGGGAGGCTGGGCCGCGCAGCGGATCGGGGGCAGGCGCGTCCTCCTCCTCTCCTTCATCCTCTGGTCCCTCACCTGCGCCTTCGTCCCGCTCGACCCGAACCGGGCCACGCTCATGGTCCTCGCCCGCCTCCTCGTCGGCGTGGCCCAGGGCTTCATCTTCCCTTCCATCCACACGGTCCTGGCGCAGTGGGTCCCGCCGCACGAGAGGTCGAGGTCCGTCTCGCTCACGACCTCGGGCATGTACTTCGGCGCGGCCCTGGGGACGCTCGTCCTCCCGACGATCGTCAAGCTCCGGGGCCCGCAGTCCGTGTTCGTCAGCGAGGCTGCCCTGGGCGGGATGTGGTCGCTGCTGTGGTTCGCGTACGCCGCGGACCCGCCGCGCTCCGATCACCCGAAGGCGGCCGCTGCCGGCTTCGGCGGAgagtcgtcgtcgtcgtcgctCCCGACCAAGCTAGTCGACTCGAGCCGAGCCCCGAGGATCCCGTGGAAGAAGATCATGCTCAGCTTGCCCATCTGGGCTATTGTGGTGAACaatttcacattccactatgcTCTCTATGTGCTCATGAATTGGCTCCCCACCTATTTTGAACTAGGTCTACAGCATAGCCTTCAAGAAATGGGCTCATCAAAGATGCTGCCTTATCTCAACATGTTCCTCTTCTCAAACATAGGTGGAGTGGCTGCTGATAAGCTGATCACCAGCAGGACTCTGTCGGTGACGGCGACGAGGAAGGTTCTGAACACGGTGGGGTTCGCAGTGGCCTCGGTCGCGCTGGTAGCGCTTCCCCTGTTCAGGACGCCCGACGGAGTCGTGTTCTGCTCGTCGGTCGCTCTAGGGTTCTTGGCGCTGGGGAGGGCCGGATTTGCCGTGAATCACATGGATGTGGCTCCGAGGTATGCTGGGATCGTGAtggggatatcgaacacggccGGGACGTTGGCCGGGATTGTCGGGGTCGACCTGACCGGACGACTCCTCGAAGCGGCCAAGGCGGCCGACCTCGATCTCACAGCACCGGAGAGCTGGAGAGCGGTTTTCGCTATCCCTGGTTTACTCTGTGTGTTTAGTTCTCTCGTGTTTCTTTTACTATCCACTGGAGAGAGGATATTCGACTGA
- the LOC125210829 gene encoding topless-related protein 4-like: MSSLGKDLMFLIMQFCDEENLKKTAHMLEQESGYFFNMKYFEELVLDGNWDEAEKYLSSFTVVEDNKYSTKIYFEIRKQKYLEALDKHEFSTALDILKKDLKVFAQSNEELYKEMAQLLALDDLRENDSLALYGDALTARKGLLGDLQSVIEANPLLQGKTRFPQIKKSRLRRLINQSLNWQHVLCTRPHSQPHIDTLFTDHKCPGSDNMQAQLSSLPPSPVAAEWPRERDSSTDIPVTIRNHEALSDQALAEEGRLFVDVRSTEHIIEEEVSQTVISTRCQASRNEPPIDFPSTVERVLDIGLLMTSMDFHPVHEALLLVGKLSGEVEIWDVAAHKKLFRREFLVKSLMVNRVLWSLDGSLFGVAYSQNELHLYDKNGNSFQKKLEIDAHIGSVNDLAFSKADKIPVVISCGDDKLIKVWVAATGAKLYTFEGHEDPVYSLCPGLKRNIHFLFSISISGEIKVWLFDNEGSRVTYCAPGSCRTRMAYGSKRVFMCGTVEDGESYLVEWNGNEGSVVRNYQLLSKGSSAVVQFNTCLDRFLAAGDEHVIKIWDMDSDELLAVVDADGGLQARPRICFSKKENLLAVSAVDGRIKILANDSGRRFLQEAAFDFGDSAKCLTEPFSNLSVGSNNMEATNVSKIVEVSRCQSMLLASEVKTNLIRRLVYTHTGSGILALAEDGTHLLWRWAKSGEAMMKCAPRLWQPRSGLLMTNDLPDESGDVVTPCLSLSKNDSYLISSSGRMITLYNLLGFKNMRSVMPSPPAATCLLFYPPDNNIIAIGMDDSTILIYNIRVDERISKLEGHSKRISGLAFSTNLNVLVSCGVDTQIVLWDSITWEKKKSTVLQISVGWLASDLSETNVELDKDQQHFLAVHETQLAIYETATLRRVKQWTIANFCTRISHATYSCDSRVVYAAMRDGIILILGAADLAPRLEIDPSSYLPPHLSCYVDPVVVAAHPRKPEQFALGLSNGGVVVIEPEESQGRWTIKNHLES, encoded by the exons ATGTCGTCTCTCGGCAAAGACCTAATGTTCTTGATCATGCAGTTCTGTGATGAGGAGAATCTTAAGAAGACCGCACACAT GCTTGAGCAAGAATCGGGCTATTTCTTCAATATGAAGTATTTCGAGGAGCTGGTGCTGGATGGGAACTGGGACGAGGCCGAGAAATATCTCTCGAGCTTCACGGTCGTTGAAGACAACAAATACTCCACCAAGATATATTTTGAGATTAGGAAGCAAAAGTATCTCGAGGCCTTGGACAA GCACGAGTTTTCTACCGCCTTAGACATTCTTAAGAAGGATCTCAAGGTGTTTGCGCAGTCGAACGAAGAATTGTACAAAGAAATGGCTCAGCTCTTGGCACTAGATGACTTGAG GGAAAATGATTCGCTCGCCTTATATGGAGACGCGTTAACTGCTAGAAAAGGCCTCCTAGGTGATCTTCAGTCTGTCATCGAGGCAAACCCCCTTCTCCAAGGAAAAACTAGGTTTCCTCAAATCAAAAAGTCGAGGTTGAGGCGTTTGATTAACCAAAG TTTGAACTGGCAGCATGTGCTATGCACGCGTCCTCACTCGCAACCGCACATCGACACCCTCTTTACAGATCATAAGTGTCCCGGATCCGATAATATGCAGGCTCAACTGAGCTCGTTG CCGCCCTCACCTGTTGCAGCTGAATGGCCTCGAGAGAGAGACTCGTCAACTGATATCCCCGTTACAATCAGGAACCATGAAGCTCTATCCGACCAAG CTTTAGCTGAGGAGGGTAGGCTCTTTGTCGATGTAAGGTCAACGGAACATATAATCGAG GAGGAGGTCTCGCAGACGGTTATTTCCACCCGTTGTCAAGCTTCTCGAAATGAACCTCCTATCGATTTTCCTAGCACGGTCGAACGGGTTTTGGATATAGGCTTGTTAATGACTAGCATGGATTTTCACCCTGTTCACGAGGCTCTGTTATTAG TTGGGAAATTATCCGGAGAAGTGGAAATCTGGGACGTTGCTGCTCACAAGAAGCTGTTCAGAAGAGAATTTTTGGTCAAGTCGTTAATGGTAAACCGTGTGCTGTGGAGCCTTGATGGTTCTCTATTTG GGGTTGCATATTCGCAAAACGAGCTACATCTGtatgataaaaatggaaattcctTTCAGAAGAAATTGGAG ATCGACGCACATATTGGCAGTGTGAATGATCTAGCATTCTCTAAAGCAGATAAAATACCTGTTGTCATAAGCTGTGGTGATGACAAGTTGATTAAG GTTTGGGTTGCGGCAACTGGCGCTAAACTGTATACCTTTGAGGGCCACGAGGATCCCGTGTACTCGCTATGCCCTGGTTTGAAGAGAAATATCCAC TTCctgttttccatttcgataAGTGGTGAGATAAAAGTATGGTTGTTCGATAATGAAGGATCGAGGGTGACTTATTGTGCTCCCGGTTCCTGTCGTACGAGAATGGCTTATGGCAGTAAAAG ggtGTTTATGTGTGGGACGGTGGAAGACGGAGAATCCTACCTTGTTGAATGGAATGGGAATGAAGGGAGTGTTGTTAGGAATTACCAGTTACTAAGCAAAGGCTCTTCGGCTGTGGTTCAATTCAATACCTGCCTCGACCGGTTCCTTGCAGCTGGAGACGAGCATGTGATCAAAATCTGGGATATGGACAGCGATGAACTTTTAGCCGTTGTTGATGCTGATGGTGGTTTGCAA GCAAGGCCGCGTATTTGCTtcagtaagaaagagaatctATTGGCCGTTTCTGCTGTTGATGGTCGAATCAAGATCTTGGCAAATGATTCCGGCCGTCGTTTTCTGCAGGAAGCCGCCTTCGATTTTGGTGATTCTGCTAAATGTTTAACAGAACCCTTCAGCAAT CTTTCTGTAGGTTCGAACAATATGGAGGCAACGAACGTTTCTAAAATCGTTGAAGTTTCTCGCTGCCAATCCATGCTACTCGCTTCTGAAGTCAAGACTAATCTG ATACGGAGATTGGTGTACACGCACACAGGTAGTGGCATTCTCGCATTAGCAGAAGACGGCACTCATCTACTGTGGAGATGGGCGAAGAGTGGCGAGGCAATGATGAAATGTGCCCCTCGGTTATGGCAGCCGAGGAGCGGATTGTTAATGACCAACGACCTTCCTGACGAGAGCGGGGATGTGGTCACGCCGTGCCTTTCGCTGTCGAAGAACGACTCATATTTAATATCTTCGTCGGGGAGGATGATTACTTTGTACAATTTGCTGGGATTCAAG AACATGAGGAGCGTGATGCCATCACCGCCTGCTGCAACGTGCCTCTTGTTCTATCCACCGGACAACAACATAATAGCTATAGGCATGGATGACTCCACGATTCTCATCTACAATATACGCGTTGATGAG CGGATAAGCAAGCTCGAGGGGCATTCCAAACGAATCAGCGGATTGGCTTTCTCGACCAATCTAAACGTGCTCGTTTCTTGTGGGGTCGATACTCAG ATTGTGCTGTGGGACTCCATCACatgggagaagaagaaaagcaCGGTGCTGCAGATCTCGGTCGGCTGGCTGGCATCAGACTTGTCAGAGACGAACGTCGAACTAGACAAGGATCAGCAGCACTTTCTAGCAGTGcacgagactcagctcgctATATATGAAACTGCAACACTACGACGTGTGAAGCAG TGGACGATCGCCAACTTCTGCACGCGAATATCCCACGCGACCTACTCTTGTGATAGCCGGGTGGTGTATGCTGCCATGAGAGACGGGATCATCTTGATACTCGGTGCAGCAGACCTCGCCCCACGCCTTGAGATAGATCCGTCTTCGTACCTTCCGCCCCATCTAAG CTGTTACGTGGATCCGGTTGTCGTTGCGGCTCATCCACGTAAACCGGAGCAATTTGCGTTGGGATTGTCGAACGGCGGAGTGGTCGTTATCGAACCGGAAGAATCTCAAGGGCGATGGACCATCAAGAACCACCTTGAATCTTGA
- the LOC125214518 gene encoding protein MEMO1: MDKIRRPSHAGSWYTDNPKELAEELDGWLRAAGLPKSSDVRGVIAPHAGYSYSGRAAAYAFGNIDPSNITRVFLLGPSHHYYTPKCALSKATVYKTPIGDLPIDQEVNEELKATGKFEMMDLRVDEAEHSMEMHLPYLAKVFQGYAVKIVPILVGALSAENEAVFGRLLAKYVDDPTNFFSVSSDFCHWGSRFNYTHYDKKHGAIHKSIEALDKMGMDIIETGDPDAFKNYLLETDNTICGRHPISVFLHMLKNSSTKVKIRFLRYEQSSQCKSTRDSSVSYASAAAKVDA; the protein is encoded by the exons ATGGACAAGATTAGGAGACCTTCGCACGCTGGCTCTTGGTACACCGACAATC CTAAAGAATTAGCTGAGGAGCTCGATGGCTGGCTCCGTGCAGCCGGGCTGCCCAAATCTTCCGATGTAAGAGGTGTGATTGCGCC TCATGCAGGTTATTCTTATTCGGGCCGTGCAGCAGCCTATGCTTTTGGAAACATTGATCCTTCTAACAT TACTAGGGTATTTCTTCTTGGGCCGTCCCATCACTATTACACTCCAAAATGTGCGCTTTCAAAAGCTACAGTCTACAAGACTCCTATAGGCGACCTACCAATTGATCAGGAAG TAAACGAGGAGCTAAAAGCTACGGGAAAGTTTGAAATGATGGATCTTCGTGTAGACGAGGCTGAACATAGCATGGAAATGCACCTGCCTTATTTAGCTAAAGTATTTCAGGG CTATGCAGTGAAGATTGTCCCCATTTTGGTTGGTGCTCTTAGTGCTGAAAATGAAGCTGTCTTCGGCCGGTTGTTAGCTAAATATGTGGACGACCCTACGAATTTCTTCTCGGTGTCTTCAGATTTTTGTCATTGGGGCTCCCG GTTCAACTATACGCACTATGATAAAAAGCACGGCGCCATCCACAAGTCCATCGAAGCATTGGACAAAATGGGAATGGATATAATAGAAACCGGAGATCCGGATGCCTTCAAGAACTACCTCTTGGAGACTGACAACACTATATGCGGACGACACCCAATTAGCGTCTTCCTTCAC ATGTTGAAGAATAGCTCAACGAAGGTGAAGATTCGTTTTCTTCGATACGAGCAGTCGAGCCAGTGCAAATCCACAAGGGACAGCAGTGTAAGTTATGCATCTGCTGCTGCCAAAGTCGATGCTTAA
- the LOC125213365 gene encoding protein PHOX1, with amino-acid sequence MGKPTIARKKFQIGSKSETGKASPKAAAAFDEDTAIFINMSQELKEEGNKLYQRHDHEGAMLKYEKALKLLPPNHIDVASLRTNMAACYMRMGIGEYPRAVNECNLALQVAPKYSKALLRRARCYEAMNRLDLALGDVNSVLSMEPSNTTALEIAENVRKGIEKSGLQIEDKEVVESTPAPAPAPVHRRVTKEKGKRKKNNKFEKKTVVEPLVKNVSEVVEKKTEDKVVVEEKRSVTEEKVVMKSVKLVHGEDIRWAQLPVNCGARLVRDIVVDRFPSLKGVLIKYKDQEGDLVTITTTDELRVAEGLADGQGHLRLYIAEVSPDKEPVYEGTGIEEALSQGHQEPFVVTKNIHADSKGPTCIEDWIVHFARLFKSHVGFDCDSYLDIHELGMKLYSEALEDTVTSEDSQELFDIAAAKFQELTALASFNWGNVHLSKARKRMVTAEDSLSESTESSLAQVKDAYDWAQKEYTKAGLKYEGALKVKPDFYEGYLALGLQQFEQAKLSWHYILESKSDLEIGPSSQILELYNKAEDSMEKGMQIWEEMEEQRLNGLSKYEKDKALFQKFGLGGLFKDISADEASEQATNMRSQIYLLWGTMLYERSVVEYKLSLPSWEECLEVAVEKFELAGASATDIAVMIKNHCSNETALEGFKVDELVQAWNEMYDSDAWRSGVTSTYMEPLFRRRSSFIYGEF; translated from the exons ATGGGAAAGCCTACTATTGCTAGGAAGAAATTCCAGATAGGGTCGAAATCGGAAACCGGCAAAGCTAGCCcgaaggcggcggcggcttTCGACGAGGACACCGCTATTTTCATCAATATGTCTCAGGAGTTGAAGGAAGAGGGGAACAAGCTGTACCAGAGGCACGACCACGAGGGCGCGATGTTGAAGTACGAGAAGGCGCTCAAATTGCTGCCCCCGAATCACATTGATGTGGCGTCGCTGCGGACTAACATGGCGGCTTGTTACATGCGAATGGGGATTGGTGAGTATCCGAGGGCGGTGAACGAGTGCAATTTGGCGCTTCAAGTAGCTCCCAAGTACAGCAAGGCTCTGCTGAGGAGGGCGAGGTGCTATGAAGCTATGAATAGGCTTGACTTGGCGCTGGGAGATGTGAATAGTGTGTTGAGCATGGAGCCTAGTAACACCACCGCGTTGGAGATTGCTGAGAATGTGAGGAAGGGGATTGAGAAAAGTGGTCTTCAGATTGAAGACAAGGAGGTTGTTGAGTCTACCCCAGCGCCTGCGCCTGCGCCTGTTCACAGGAGGGTTACCAAAGAGAAAgggaaaaggaagaaaaacaATAAGTTTGAAAAGAAGACTGTTGTGGAGCCTCTGGTGaagaatgtgagtgaagttGTGGAAAAGAAGACAGAGGATAAGGTGGTTGTAGAGGAGAAAAGAAGTGTTACGGAAGAGAAAGTAGTTATGAAGTCGGTGAAATTGGTTCATGGCGAGGATATACGATGGGCACAGTTGCCTGTGAATTGTGGGGCTCGCCTGGTGAGGGATATAGTTGTGGACAGATTCCCCAGTTTGAAGGGTGTGCTGATCAAGTATAAGGATCAAGAAGGTGATTTGGTTACTATCACTACGACTGATGAGCTGAGGGTAGCTGAGGGACTGGCTGATGGTCAAGGACATTTGAGACTGTACATTGCTGAAGTTAGTCCTGACAAAGAACCTGTTTATGAAGGAACAGGCATCGAAGAAGCATTGAGCCAAGGCCATCAGGAGCCATTTGTGGTGACAAAGAACATTCACGCAGACAGCAAAGGGCCAACTTGTATCGAGGATTGGATCGTTCACTTTGCGAGGCTGTTCAAGAGTCATGTCGGGTTTGACTGTGATTCTTACCTGGATATTCATGAATTGGGGATGAAATTATATTCAGAAGCACTGGAAGATACTGTTACAAGTGAAGATTCACAAGAATTATTCGACATAGCGGCAGCCAAGTTCCAGGAGTTAACTGCTTTAGCCTCGTTTAACTGGGGAAATGTTCACTTGTCTAAGGCAAGGAAAAGGATGGTTACGGCTGAAGATAGTTTATCTGAATCCACTGAATCCTCCCTGGCGCAGGTTAAAGATGCTTATGATTGGGCACAAAAGGAATACACGAAGGCAGGCTTGAAGTATGAGGGTGCTTTAAAAGTCAAGCCAGACTTTTATGAAGGGTATCTTGCACTTGGCCTGCAGCAATTCGAACAAGCGAAGCTTTCATGGCACTACATACTTGAGAGCAAGTCCGACTTGGAGATAGGCCCGTCTTCACAGATACTGGAATTATATAACAAGGCCGAGGATAGCATGGAGAAAGGGATGCAAATCTGGGAAGAGATGGAAGAACAGCGCCTTAATGGACtctcaaaatatgaaaaagataaagCTTTGTTTCAGAAATTTGGTTTGGGTGGTTTATTTAAAGATATCTCAGCAGATGAAGCTTCCGAGCAAGCTACAAATATGAGGTCCCAGATTTATCTTTTGTGGGGTACAATGCTGTATGAGCGTTCTGTTGTGGAATATAAGTTGTCTCTACCATCTTGGGAAGAATGCCTTGAGGTTGCAGTCGAAAAGTTTGAACTTGCAGGAGCATCAGCAACGGATATTGCTGTAATGATCAAGAATCATTGCTCGAATGAAACTGCTTTAGAAG GATTCAAGGTCGATGAGTTAGTACAAGCATGGAACGAGATGTATGATTCTGATGCATGGCGATCTGGTGTGACGTCTACCTACATGGAACCACTTTTCAGACGACGCTCTTCATTCATTTATGGAGAATTTTGA